The genome window CGGTACGGACCCGGAGGGTGAACCAGATCGCCGCGGCGACTGCCACAGCTGAGATGATGGTGAAGATCCAGGTCGCGTCGGTGCCGAGTGAGAAGGCCGCGCCGGGGTTGTAGGCCAGCTGGAGCCCGAGCAGGTCCCCGAGGAGCGGGACTCGCTCCCCCGTGGACAGGTTGCTCTCCGCCCACCACTTGGTCCCCTGGTCCAGGACCGCTACGCCGGCCCCGATCGCAATGGTCAAGAGCACCAGGGGGTACCTGCGCTGGTGGTTCATTCGTGTCCTTTCGCGATGCGCCCGTTTCCCGGCGACTCAGTGGATCTGCTGCCCTCCGCGCGACCTGTGGAGTCACTGGAGGGTTCCGGATGGCCCGACATGTCAGCTCCCACCGTGCCTGCGGAGTCTCTGTTCCGCAGGCACGGTGGGAGCTCATCCCACGGTGGCGGGCTGAGCCTGCCGGTCAGCAAGGGGCTCCAGGGTGGTGCGCCGGCTGGCGGCAGCGCGCAGGCCGTTGAGGATGACGATGACCTCGGCGACCTCGTGGACCAGCACCACGGCGGCCAAACCCAGGACGCCGGTGATAGCCAGCGGCAACAGGACGGCGATGATCAGCAGTGACAGGACGATATTCTGGTTGATGATGGCCCGACCGCGGCGGGCATGCGCCAGGGCCTGGGGGATCAGGCGCAGGTCGTGGCCGGTGAAGGCGACGTCGGCGGATTCGATGGCCGCGTCCGAGCCGGTGGCGCCCATGGCGATGCCGACCTCGGCGGCGGCCAGGGCGGGGGAGTCGTTGATGCCGTCACCGATCATCGCGGTGGGGGCGGTGCCGGTCAACTGGCGGACGGCGGTGGCCTTGTCCTCGGGGCGCAGTTCGGCGCGCACGTCGCCGATGCCGGCGTCGGCGGCGATGGCCCGGGCGGTGCGGGCGTTGTCGCCGGTGAGCATCGTGATCCCGATGCCCTGGCCGGTCAGGGTGGTCACGACGGCGGGGACCTCGGGGCGCAGCTCGTCCCGGACCCCGATCGCTCCGGCCGGCGACCCGTCGCGGTGGACGATAACCACGGTCATGCCCTGCCCTTCCAAGGCCTGGACATCTTCGGCGATGGACCCAGGGTCCAACCAGCGGGGGCTGCCGACAGTGACCGGGGCCCCGTCGAGGCGGCCGGTGATGCCGTGCCCGGCGGTCTCGGTGACGGCCTCGGCCGCAGGCGCATCAGGGGCGGCGGCGGTGATGGCCGCGGCCAGCGGGTGGGTGCTGTGCTGCTCCAGCGCCGCCGCCCAGCCCAGCACATCCTGCTCAGAGGCGTCTGCGGTGGTGAGCACGGCGGTGACAGTGGGCTGATTGCGGGTCAGGGTGCCGGTCTTGTCCACGGCGAGGTGGCGGACCCCGCCGAGGCGTTCGAAGGCCGCCCCGGACTTGATGACGACCCCGAACCGGCTGGCCGCGCCGATCGCCGAGACCGGCGGAAGGAGCCTAAGCAGGTGGCTCCGAACGACAATAACGGTGGCTCCGAAGACAGCAAATGCGTCAACCGGCCACCGGCTCCCAACCCCAATACGAGTGGACCTCAGTACTCCGAATATTCATGGAGAGAGCCGTGCTTCGACGACACAGGGATTCCTGACCGGGCAGGACGCGCGATCGCAGGCCTGGGGAACGTGTCCCCGGGTGGAAGAAGGAAGAATCGATGATCCGGTTCGGTGGATACCAACGTCCTAGGGGACGGATGGGGGTGGCGCGCGCGGCGGTCTGGTCGAGCTCGTCCTCTGCGTGAGGGCCGCTGCCGGGCGCGACCAATTGCCGGCAGGGGTCGTCTGCAGCCCGCCAGAGGGGGATCCGCCGGGAATCGGGTATCCACCACCACGGACCGGATCAGCTTCGGTGTACCGGTACCTCTGTGCACCTGACTGTGGGCGCACGGGCCGCCGATCGGCATTGACCGGCGAGTGCTCCCGCCTGAACATCGCGTGGACGATCATCGGCAATCCGTGGAACTACTGGCCTGACTGGCCGATGCCTGCGCGCTGGCATGGTCCTGGAGTGGTGGCAGACGCGCGGCCAACGGGTACTCGCGTGACCGCGGCGATGCCGACGTCCGGTTGGTGCGTCCACGAGTCGAACAGCTCAACCGGAGTGGCAGTCGACACCTCGGTTCCCAGAAGCCAGGTCACTGCCTGAGAACGGCGACGTCTACGGCGGCCCCCAGCGTGACTGCCATGACCGGCCACGCAGAACTGGGGACCAAATGGCGTCTGTCCGAGCTGTGCCGTAGAACGTTCTGCCGCGACGGGAATCCCGGCGTGCGCACCCCCAAACAGGTCGGAAGCGGTGGCTTGGGACGGGTGGCCGCAGGGCGGCGGCGCTTTGGGGACTGAGCCCCGCCCTGCTGACCGATACCCCTCAGTGTGTCTCGGATCGACGCGAGCATCACGGGGCCAGGCCAGGACTGCCCCGGGGCATGACCGTGCCTGCGCCGTGGCCTAAGAGTCAACTGATCGCTTTTCCCGCGAGGGAATCGGGGGAGAAGACGGTGACGGGTTCCGGTGCGATTTCATCGCGCCGGAACCCGTCACCGGAAAAGCTGTGGTCAGCGTCCAGACCACACTGGTTTGCGCTTCTCCGCGAAGGCCTTTGGCCCTTCCTTGCTGTCCGCGGAATTCGCGTAGGCCTCGATCGGCTCGAACCGCGTCGCGAGAGCCACTTCCAAGGGGTACCCTGCTCGCTCGAGGGCAGCGTGCTTGGCGGCCTGCACGGCCAGGGGGGAGGCCGCGCAAATCTTCTCAGCCCAGGCGGCAGCAGCTGCCTCGAGCTCTTCACGCGAGGTCACCTCGTTGACGAGGCCGTACTGCAAGGCATCCTGGGCGCCCAGTCGCTCGCCGGTGAGGATCATGGCCATGGCGATGCGATGGGGCAGCTGGCGGATGGCCCGGTGCACGACCCCGCACTCCCCGATGATCCCGGCCTTGGTCTCCGGCAGCCCGAACTGGGCGGTGTCTGCGGCGACAATGATGTCGGCGCACATCGCGAGTTCGAAACCACCTCCGAGGGCGTAGCCGTGGACGGCCGCGATGAGAGGCTTCTTCAGCTTAAGCAGGGGGCCGCCGATTCCGGTGAGCCCACCCCCCAGGGCCAGGCGGGAAGCGTGCGCCTCTGGTCCACCGCCGACGTCCGCTCCCGCGCAGAAGGCCCGGTCTCCTGAGGCCGACAAAACGGCCACCCAGATATCAGGGTTGTCGTTGATCTCCTGCCACGCCTGTTGGAGCCGCAGGTCCAAGTCGTGGGAGATCGAGTTGAGGGCCTTGGGCCGGTTCAGGGTGAGGTGCGCGACGT of Citricoccus sp. K5 contains these proteins:
- a CDS encoding signal peptidase II — translated: MNHQRRYPLVLLTIAIGAGVAVLDQGTKWWAESNLSTGERVPLLGDLLGLQLAYNPGAAFSLGTDATWIFTIISAVAVAAAIWFTLRVRTVLWAIVIGCLGGAVTSHLGDRLLRPPSFGQGHVVDFIAYGNWFIGNIADIFIVGGMLTVALLTATSPDRDTAEAPQ
- a CDS encoding enoyl-CoA hydratase-related protein, yielding MSTTTTQPDGTGTPGQDTAQELLFEVKGHVAHLTLNRPKALNSISHDLDLRLQQAWQEINDNPDIWVAVLSASGDRAFCAGADVGGGPEAHASRLALGGGLTGIGGPLLKLKKPLIAAVHGYALGGGFELAMCADIIVAADTAQFGLPETKAGIIGECGVVHRAIRQLPHRIAMAMILTGERLGAQDALQYGLVNEVTSREELEAAAAAWAEKICAASPLAVQAAKHAALERAGYPLEVALATRFEPIEAYANSADSKEGPKAFAEKRKPVWSGR